The sequence CGGCCGTCCTCGCCTTCAGCGCGGTGCTCGCCGCCCTCGACGGCTCGATCCTGGCCGCCGCCGAACAGCTCCCGCCGCGCCGCGCCTGGCGGGGCCTGCTGCCGCGCTCGCTCGCCCCCCACCTGGTGCACGGCCTCGCCGGCCTCATGATGGCGGTCCTGTGGAACAGCACGTACGGGCCGCTGGCCGCGCTCTTCGTGCTCCTGCCCATGTACATCTCCTGCTGGGTCTACGCCCAGTACCACCGCGAGCACGCCGCGCACCGGGCCACGATCAGGGCCCTCGTGCAGGCCGTCGACCTCAAGGACACCTACACCCGCGGCCACAGCGAACGGGTCGGCCGCGCCTCCGTTCTCATCGCCCGGGAGCTGGGCATGGCGCGGGAACGCGTCGAGGTGCTCCGGTTCGCCGGCATCCTGCACGACGTGGGCAAGCTCGGCGTGCCCACCCGGGTCCTGCGCAAGGACGGCCCGCTGACCCCCGAGGAGCGGCGCGCGATCGAGCTGCACCCGGAGTACGGGCACGAGATCGTGCGCGGCATCGGCTTCCTCGGCGAGGCACGGGCCGCGATCCTGCACCACCACGAACGGCTCGACGGCGGCGGCTACCCGTACGGGCTCGCCGGCCGCGCCATCCCCGAGTGCGCCCGCGTCGTCGCCGTCGCCGACGCCTTCGACGCGATGACATCGACCCGCTCCTACCGGCCCGGCCGCCCGGTCCCGGCCGCCGTGGAGGAGCTGGAACGCTGCGCCGGAACGCAGTTCGACCCCCGGATGGTGCGGGCCCTGGCACGCGGCCTGGAACGGTACGGATGGTCCGGGGCCGTGACGTCGGACGAGGCGCGGGTACCGCTGCCGCGGGGCGGGGAAGCCCCCCGGGAAGTGAGCGTGCCGGACGGCCCCGAGGGGAAGGGCACCCGGTGATCCGCCGCTGGGCCCGTGCCGCCCCCGCGACGCTGGGCGTGCGCGGCGCCGCCCTGGTGATCGCCGCCGCCGGGCTCGGCCACACCCTGTGGCGCGGCGTCCACGAACCGGGGCACGCCCTCGCCTTCGGCGCCCTCATCACCATCGGCGAGCTGGCCCGCTGGGGCGCCCTGCCCGGGGAACGCGAACCGGCACCGCTCGGCGCCGCCGGGGCACTCGCGTACGCCCTGCTCGGACGCAGCGGCGGGGAG comes from Streptomyces sp. Mut1 and encodes:
- a CDS encoding HD-GYP domain-containing protein, which encodes MRATRRAARVHIGAVALGAALCVRPALTPGAGTPWATLGLLTGLYLACELPGRCLFFGGSVPLAAGSFFPLLLAAALLLPPSAAALVAVPGSLVGRVDEPPAAARRIWRAAQLAVTVWAAATVHALLGGPAALGAPGPGRLPDLPYALLPVCAAVLAFSAVLAALDGSILAAAEQLPPRRAWRGLLPRSLAPHLVHGLAGLMMAVLWNSTYGPLAALFVLLPMYISCWVYAQYHREHAAHRATIRALVQAVDLKDTYTRGHSERVGRASVLIARELGMARERVEVLRFAGILHDVGKLGVPTRVLRKDGPLTPEERRAIELHPEYGHEIVRGIGFLGEARAAILHHHERLDGGGYPYGLAGRAIPECARVVAVADAFDAMTSTRSYRPGRPVPAAVEELERCAGTQFDPRMVRALARGLERYGWSGAVTSDEARVPLPRGGEAPREVSVPDGPEGKGTR